The Streptomyces sp. cg36 genomic interval CACCCCGTATCTGAGGGTCGTCTCCGGGTCCCGGTCCACGTCCAGCTGGACCACCTTGAGCCGCTCGCCCTCCTCGGCCGCGATCCGGCTCAGCACCGGCGCCAGCTGACGGCACGGGCCGCACCACTCGGCGGTGAACTCCACCAGCACCGGCAGCTCCGCCGCCAGCACCTCCGCCTCGAAGGTCGCGTCCGTCACCACGTCCACGCCCGCCGCTCGTACCGTCATGCCAACCCCTCCGTCACACCCGTCAGTTCGCACCCGGGGACCCCGGGCACCAGCGAACCGGCCTCCAGCTCCGCGCGCGCCGTCTCCGCCCGGGCCAGCTGCGCGCCGACCTGGTCGCGCACCGACTGGAGCTGGCCGATCAGGCCGTCCAGCTCCGCCAGCTTGCGGCGGTACACGGCGAGCGAGGCCGGGCAGGTGTCCCCGGCCTCGTGACCGGCCCGCAGGCACTCCACGAACGGCCGGGTCTCCTCCAGCTCGAACCCGAAGTCCTGGAGCGTCCGGATCTGCCGGAGCAGCCGGAGGTCGTCCTCGTCGTACGTGCGGTACCCGTTCTCCGAGCGGCGCGCGGTCAGCAGACCGCGCGACTCGTAGTAGCGCAGCGCGCGAGTGGTGGT includes:
- the trxA gene encoding thioredoxin yields the protein MTVRAAGVDVVTDATFEAEVLAAELPVLVEFTAEWCGPCRQLAPVLSRIAAEEGERLKVVQLDVDRDPETTLRYGVLSMPTLMVFRAGEPVKSLVGARPQRRLMQELEDVL
- a CDS encoding MerR family transcriptional regulator, which translates into the protein MRIGELAARAGTTTRALRYYESRGLLTARRSENGYRTYDEDDLRLLRQIRTLQDFGFELEETRPFVECLRAGHEAGDTCPASLAVYRRKLAELDGLIGQLQSVRDQVGAQLARAETARAELEAGSLVPGVPGCELTGVTEGLA